One genomic region from Vibrio sp. STUT-A11 encodes:
- a CDS encoding GNAT family N-acetyltransferase — translation MHTQTEFLTLLQQKASQSFQRIGVAIQGDANWQNALIESFYQTHQQLRWFGVGEWSLQDAHCVSAKQGHMLLGRECDVLVYDASKSFDANSFTAALGSLVGGGILIVAVSDKEPSNYAQQWMATQWQKLCVLEQHQRIPQLPRFESASKISQYAQQQQAVAAIEKVVTGHRKRPSVLTADRGRGKSSALGIACANLLHNKPLQVLVTAPSIKAVEPVFLHAQRVMHSGERVRKDRFEAGQGSIQFIAPDELLSSLPECDLLLVDEAAAIPVPMLQQITAHYHRLVFSSTIHGYEGCGRGFTLKFVEWLKKQRTGMKTCHLQQPIRWSDSDFLESWLYEAFVLDAELTDLQVVVTEKLQLEKVTKQELISNPGLLRECFALLVNAHYQTSPNDLIHLLQDDCSSIYVARNEKKVVGVIMTVEEGSLDDAIIGDIQLGRRRPPGHLTPITIINQLGMPDVGKLSTLRIMRIAVHPELQNKGLGKQMLSQLELSLPSHINYLATSFGLTEELLHFWNSVGYQSIRLGTMRDAASGCYSLLMVRQLANKPQKWIDDAERLLCEFMSMSGNLVYSRLAPNLYRSLLNAPIMSIALHPYQITLIRNYALGGGSYESVFVWLKQWLLKNGLVSVSDLMICKVFLNHDWESCAKHFKLTGRKQVEQEIRREVQMLLKQFTV, via the coding sequence ATGCACACACAAACCGAGTTTCTCACTTTACTTCAGCAAAAGGCATCTCAATCTTTCCAACGAATAGGCGTCGCTATTCAAGGCGATGCCAATTGGCAAAACGCACTGATCGAATCGTTTTACCAAACTCATCAACAATTACGTTGGTTTGGTGTCGGTGAGTGGTCGTTACAAGATGCGCATTGTGTCTCTGCTAAACAGGGTCATATGTTACTGGGAAGAGAGTGTGACGTTCTGGTTTATGATGCGAGCAAAAGTTTCGATGCGAATAGCTTTACAGCGGCGTTAGGTTCATTAGTTGGTGGCGGTATTCTGATTGTTGCTGTCAGTGATAAAGAGCCATCAAACTACGCCCAACAATGGATGGCAACCCAGTGGCAAAAATTATGTGTCTTAGAACAACATCAAAGAATACCTCAGTTACCAAGGTTTGAATCCGCCAGTAAAATATCCCAATATGCACAGCAACAACAGGCCGTTGCCGCGATTGAAAAAGTGGTTACCGGGCACCGAAAACGACCTTCAGTTTTAACTGCGGATCGTGGTCGAGGAAAAAGCAGTGCACTCGGTATCGCTTGTGCCAACTTACTCCACAATAAACCATTACAGGTGTTAGTGACAGCACCCTCTATTAAAGCGGTAGAGCCGGTTTTTTTGCATGCGCAACGAGTAATGCACAGTGGCGAACGCGTCAGAAAGGACCGATTTGAAGCCGGGCAGGGGAGCATACAATTTATTGCGCCGGACGAGTTACTATCGTCACTACCTGAATGTGATTTACTGCTAGTAGATGAAGCTGCGGCAATTCCTGTTCCCATGTTGCAGCAGATAACCGCACATTATCACCGTTTGGTATTTTCCAGCACGATTCATGGCTATGAAGGTTGTGGCCGTGGGTTTACGCTCAAGTTTGTTGAATGGTTGAAAAAGCAAAGAACCGGAATGAAAACATGTCATCTTCAGCAACCGATCCGCTGGAGCGACAGTGATTTTCTGGAGTCATGGCTGTATGAGGCTTTTGTATTGGATGCTGAACTCACTGACCTTCAAGTCGTGGTGACAGAAAAGCTCCAGCTTGAAAAAGTCACCAAGCAGGAATTGATTTCTAATCCGGGTTTACTACGGGAATGTTTTGCTCTTTTGGTCAACGCGCACTATCAAACGTCACCAAATGATCTGATTCACTTGCTTCAAGATGACTGCAGTTCTATTTATGTGGCCAGGAACGAAAAGAAAGTAGTCGGTGTCATCATGACGGTCGAAGAGGGGAGCTTAGATGATGCGATTATTGGTGATATTCAACTTGGCAGACGCCGTCCGCCTGGTCATTTAACCCCAATCACGATCATAAACCAACTCGGTATGCCGGATGTAGGTAAGCTTTCAACGCTTCGTATCATGCGTATCGCGGTTCACCCTGAGTTACAGAACAAAGGTCTCGGCAAGCAGATGCTTTCGCAGCTTGAGCTGTCTCTCCCTTCTCACATCAACTATCTTGCCACCAGCTTTGGTTTGACAGAAGAGCTGTTGCACTTTTGGAATAGTGTCGGTTATCAATCGATTCGTCTTGGTACGATGCGCGATGCAGCAAGTGGTTGTTACTCACTATTGATGGTCAGACAGTTAGCCAATAAACCGCAGAAATGGATTGATGACGCTGAGCGACTACTGTGTGAGTTTATGTCGATGAGTGGCAATCTAGTTTACTCTAGGTTGGCGCCTAATTTATATCGAAGTTTACTGAATGCGCCAATAATGAGTATTGCTCTTCATCCTTACCAAATTACGCTTATTCGTAATTACGCTCTAGGTGGTGGTAGTTACGAATCTGTGTTTGTGTGGTTAAAGCAGTGGCTGTTGAAAAATGGCTTAGTATCGGTTTCCGATTTAATGATTTGTAAGGTCTTCCTAAACCATGATTGGGAAAGCTGTGCAAAGCACTTTAAACTAACAGGACGTAAGCAAGTTGAACAAGAGATTCGGCGGGAAGTGCAGATGCTTTTAAAGCAGTTTACAGTGTAA
- a CDS encoding ParB/RepB/Spo0J family partition protein, with amino-acid sequence MALKTSELNAKLFGKTNKRRVATPQEAQTAAKEKTQTIELAVAGENTVQFELVRIPANKVESETTVFVDNAREQSFLNEHALSDVLVTLKERGQQYPAVGRRTQDGKIEVLDGSRRRKSCILAEQDFLVYVGDNINSNHAKFLSDVANAHKPLSLYEKGKEMQAKLDSGEAEDQKALAKMFQCSEALVSGALKAASLPLELLQAYPNVGDLGRPTIVKLHKQFTNLSPEHQQGLLDKCRTTEGYLWQRSTAQGVARLTREVTESLESWITELSPAKPSPKADKVDLIKGRASYSRKGSNLALNLKKVDDSLMEEILAFVHSKLQ; translated from the coding sequence ATGGCTTTGAAAACGTCTGAATTAAACGCAAAATTATTTGGTAAAACCAATAAACGTCGTGTGGCGACACCTCAAGAAGCGCAAACCGCTGCAAAAGAAAAAACACAGACAATTGAGTTAGCTGTCGCAGGTGAGAATACCGTTCAATTCGAATTGGTTCGTATTCCTGCTAATAAGGTTGAGTCAGAAACAACGGTTTTTGTTGATAACGCACGTGAACAGTCTTTCTTGAATGAGCACGCTTTATCGGATGTATTGGTTACGTTAAAAGAGCGTGGTCAGCAGTACCCAGCGGTTGGCCGACGTACTCAAGATGGCAAAATTGAGGTATTAGACGGTAGTCGTCGTCGCAAATCTTGTATCTTGGCTGAGCAAGATTTTCTGGTTTATGTTGGCGACAACATTAACTCTAATCATGCTAAGTTTCTATCTGATGTGGCAAACGCTCATAAGCCGCTTTCTCTTTATGAGAAAGGCAAAGAGATGCAAGCTAAGCTAGACAGCGGTGAAGCAGAAGACCAGAAAGCGCTAGCTAAAATGTTCCAATGTAGTGAAGCATTGGTAAGTGGAGCTCTGAAAGCGGCTTCGTTACCCCTAGAATTGCTTCAAGCATATCCAAATGTAGGAGACCTTGGTCGCCCGACCATTGTTAAATTGCACAAGCAGTTTACAAATCTAAGCCCTGAACATCAGCAAGGGTTGTTAGATAAATGTCGTACAACAGAAGGATACTTGTGGCAGCGTAGCACCGCGCAAGGTGTTGCGCGCTTGACGAGAGAAGTCACAGAAAGCCTAGAAAGTTGGATTACCGAATTATCGCCAGCCAAACCATCGCCGAAGGCAGACAAAGTAGATTTGATAAAAGGTCGCGCGAGTTACAGCCGCAAAGGTAGTAATTTGGCTCTGAACCTGAAAAAAGTGGATGATAGTTTGATGGAAGAAATTTTGGCTTTTGTTCACAGCAAGTTGCAATAA
- a CDS encoding AAA family ATPase, translated as MKREKTIENLHELAELTQQVQADRIEIVLEERSDNYFPPMSKAMMETRSGLTRRKLDDAIGKMEAAGHQFTKNNANHYSITLEEAHMLMDAAEVPKFHERKKNNGNKPWVINVQNQKGGTGKSMSAVHLAACLALNLDKRYRICLIDLDPQGSLRLFLNPQISVAEHDNIYSAVDIMLGNVPDGVEIDSEFLRKNVLLPTQYPNLKSISAFPEDAMFNAEAWQTLSEDPSLDIVRLLKEQLIDKISDDFDIIMIDTGPHVDPLVWNAMYASNALLIPCAAKRLDWASTVNFFQHLPTVYEMFPEDWNGLEFVRLMPTMFEDDNKKQVSVLTEMNYLLGDQVMMATIPRSRAFETCADTYSTVFDLTVSDFEGGKKTLATAQDAVHKSSLELERVLHSNWPSLNQG; from the coding sequence ATGAAAAGAGAAAAAACAATTGAAAACCTGCATGAGTTAGCGGAACTAACACAACAGGTTCAAGCTGACCGTATTGAGATTGTTTTGGAAGAGCGAAGTGACAATTACTTCCCTCCAATGTCCAAAGCAATGATGGAAACCCGTTCAGGTTTGACTCGCCGAAAACTCGACGACGCAATCGGCAAAATGGAAGCAGCGGGCCATCAATTTACTAAGAATAATGCCAATCATTATTCCATCACATTAGAAGAAGCGCATATGCTTATGGATGCGGCTGAAGTGCCTAAATTCCATGAGCGTAAAAAAAATAATGGCAATAAGCCATGGGTTATCAACGTACAAAACCAAAAGGGTGGTACCGGTAAATCGATGTCGGCTGTGCATCTAGCCGCTTGTTTAGCGCTTAACTTAGATAAACGCTACCGCATTTGCTTGATTGATTTGGACCCACAGGGATCATTGCGTTTATTCCTAAACCCACAAATCAGTGTCGCTGAGCATGATAATATCTATTCTGCTGTTGATATTATGTTAGGTAACGTGCCAGATGGCGTCGAGATTGATAGTGAGTTCTTGCGTAAGAATGTGCTACTGCCAACGCAATATCCGAACTTAAAGTCAATTTCTGCGTTTCCTGAAGATGCGATGTTTAACGCTGAAGCATGGCAAACACTATCTGAAGACCCATCTCTGGATATTGTTCGTTTGTTAAAAGAGCAGCTTATCGACAAAATTTCCGACGACTTCGATATCATCATGATTGATACTGGTCCACACGTGGATCCACTGGTCTGGAATGCAATGTATGCTTCTAACGCATTATTGATTCCTTGCGCCGCTAAACGTCTTGACTGGGCTTCGACAGTAAACTTCTTCCAGCATTTACCAACGGTATATGAAATGTTCCCAGAAGATTGGAATGGTCTTGAGTTTGTACGCTTGATGCCAACCATGTTTGAGGACGACAACAAGAAGCAAGTTTCTGTTTTAACTGAAATGAACTATCTTCTAGGTGACCAAGTTATGATGGCTACTATTCCGCGTAGCCGAGCGTTTGAAACCTGTGCCGACACGTACAGTACGGTATTTGATCTTACCGTGAGCGATTTTGAAGGTGGTAAGAAAACGCTCGCAACCGCTCAAGATGCTGTTCATAAGAGCTCACTTGAACTTGAGCGCGTATTGCACTCTAATTGGCCGTCATTGAATCAGGGGTAA
- a CDS encoding replication initiator protein RctB domain-containing protein yields the protein MTADEKILIKAPRSHKDGHLFEVHESSADWVEQYQHFKGVTKSILELLNLISLRGFSSKDGLVSTTEIVEATDGHLTRAALQQRLRAAVNIGLFTQTPVRFEEGLAGKTMLHKFVNPNKLISALGATSLVTEKVRQNEKQKRSKALAQTQVNKRLLTEHGLNTPPTMKDEADQFVVSPTNWAGIIDQALAPPRTRKSYQKSMVSISGTKAVIETRSSKNIMTVDDLMTLFALFTLTVQYHDHHKDQYHLDAAHVPNKTPLYITDILSLRGKKDSGPARDSIRDSIDRIEFTDFQLHELTGRWLSENMPEGFKSDRFRFLARTITASEEAPVEGSDGEIRIKPNLYILVWEPSFYEELLTRDYFFLFPPEILKQHTLVFQLYSFFRSRMVRRHTDCMLLSELNQKLARNIEWRRFSMDLIRELKRLSDGKGTEDLFIVNLWGYHLTIETMSENGKIKDYQIDIKCDVEEVLRYSRARTTNAGKRNMAPTLPNPLRNEMVSRQQLEELSGIIDGEFEPIQRKAPSPRGNLGRRIKQRKHLVEINADEITITLSKYTSPEALERSVTALSAMTGHSYASIKEECSEYIEKLDWLRVGDEPLPYETLSKTVELFNTQNDLKHLTIERLIAGLAVRRKVCRQIYDGHMDEMVYRALDEMAI from the coding sequence ATGACGGCTGATGAAAAAATTCTGATTAAAGCACCAAGAAGTCACAAAGATGGGCATCTTTTTGAAGTACACGAATCTTCTGCAGATTGGGTAGAACAATACCAGCACTTCAAAGGGGTAACCAAAAGTATCCTAGAATTGCTTAATCTGATCTCATTGAGAGGTTTCAGCAGTAAAGATGGGCTCGTATCAACTACTGAAATCGTTGAAGCCACAGATGGTCATTTGACTCGTGCTGCGCTGCAACAACGTTTGCGAGCAGCTGTGAACATTGGTTTGTTTACTCAAACTCCAGTTCGTTTTGAAGAAGGACTGGCAGGAAAAACCATGCTACACAAGTTTGTTAACCCCAATAAGCTCATTTCTGCTTTGGGTGCAACGAGTTTAGTCACCGAAAAAGTCCGTCAGAATGAAAAACAAAAGCGTTCAAAGGCACTAGCTCAAACACAAGTAAACAAACGCTTGCTGACCGAACATGGCTTAAATACACCGCCAACGATGAAAGATGAAGCGGATCAGTTTGTGGTCTCGCCGACGAATTGGGCAGGGATCATCGATCAAGCACTAGCGCCACCACGTACACGTAAAAGTTATCAGAAATCCATGGTTTCAATTTCTGGAACTAAAGCGGTGATAGAAACACGATCTTCAAAAAATATCATGACAGTGGATGATCTGATGACCTTGTTTGCTCTGTTTACCTTAACCGTGCAGTATCATGATCATCATAAAGATCAATATCACCTTGACGCCGCCCACGTACCGAACAAAACGCCGTTATACATTACCGATATTTTGTCGCTCAGAGGAAAAAAGGACAGTGGACCAGCGCGTGATTCCATTCGTGACAGCATTGATAGAATTGAGTTCACCGACTTCCAGTTACACGAACTAACAGGCCGTTGGTTGAGTGAAAATATGCCGGAAGGTTTTAAAAGTGATAGATTCCGTTTTCTCGCTCGAACGATCACCGCTTCAGAAGAAGCGCCTGTTGAGGGGAGCGATGGAGAGATACGGATTAAACCCAATTTGTATATATTGGTTTGGGAGCCGTCGTTTTATGAGGAGCTACTCACCCGCGATTACTTCTTCCTATTTCCACCCGAGATCCTGAAACAGCATACTTTAGTGTTTCAGTTGTATTCATTTTTTCGCAGTCGTATGGTTCGGCGCCATACCGATTGCATGCTGCTTAGTGAGTTGAATCAGAAGTTAGCACGCAACATTGAATGGCGCCGCTTTTCCATGGATCTTATTCGGGAACTGAAGCGATTGTCTGATGGAAAAGGAACGGAAGATCTTTTTATCGTTAATTTATGGGGTTACCACCTGACGATCGAAACCATGAGCGAGAATGGAAAGATCAAGGATTACCAGATCGATATCAAGTGTGATGTTGAGGAAGTCTTGCGCTACTCACGTGCTCGTACCACGAACGCTGGGAAGCGTAACATGGCTCCTACGTTACCAAATCCACTTCGTAATGAGATGGTAAGCAGACAACAGCTAGAAGAGCTCTCAGGCATCATTGACGGCGAATTTGAACCTATTCAGCGTAAAGCCCCTTCTCCTCGCGGGAATTTAGGGCGTAGGATCAAGCAAAGAAAGCACCTGGTAGAGATTAATGCAGATGAAATTACCATTACTCTATCCAAATATACCTCACCAGAAGCTCTGGAACGCAGTGTAACGGCGTTGTCTGCAATGACAGGGCATTCGTATGCTTCGATAAAAGAAGAGTGTTCTGAGTACATTGAGAAGCTTGATTGGTTAAGAGTCGGAGATGAACCTCTACCCTATGAAACACTGAGTAAGACCGTAGAACTGTTCAACACGCAAAATGATCTCAAACATCTTACTATTGAGCGTTTAATTGCAGGTTTAGCGGTTCGTCGCAAAGTCTGTCGACAAATCTATGATGGGCATATGGATGAAATGGTATACCGCGCACTTGATGAGATGGCTATTTAA
- a CDS encoding transcriptional regulator, with amino-acid sequence MELSTWQDQISMWYKHRKHDQVEKLESILYQAPASVFGPTLSDPQSKAVACWLDGCLRVFQHARYHDHHKAYQTLLYTSAKLEQAACEVSTDIEIKDWCLKRLQHLTVLALEFCNQQCDQSEWQQQANNLIESHVALMRSLNWNEARKYDQGLHH; translated from the coding sequence ATGGAATTGAGTACTTGGCAAGATCAGATCTCGATGTGGTATAAACATCGGAAGCATGATCAAGTTGAAAAACTGGAATCGATCTTATATCAAGCTCCAGCTAGCGTATTTGGCCCAACGCTAAGCGATCCACAGAGCAAAGCGGTTGCTTGCTGGCTTGACGGTTGTTTACGAGTATTCCAACACGCCAGGTATCATGACCACCATAAAGCCTATCAAACCTTGCTCTATACGAGTGCAAAGCTGGAACAAGCCGCGTGTGAAGTATCAACCGATATTGAAATTAAAGACTGGTGTTTGAAACGGTTACAGCACCTTACGGTACTCGCTTTAGAGTTTTGCAATCAACAGTGCGATCAAAGTGAATGGCAGCAACAAGCTAATAATTTGATCGAGTCGCATGTGGCTTTGATGCGATCTTTAAATTGGAATGAAGCTAGAAAGTATGATCAAGGTTTGCATCATTAA
- a CDS encoding ATP-binding cassette domain-containing protein yields the protein MNQPIIQMKNVVKEFNVGGGLAKEETFRALQGISFDLYAGKTLALVGESGCGKSTCARLITKVYPPTEGEILFNGADINEITSRSDLQEYRSKVQMVFQDPFGSLNPTHTIRHHLTRPIKIHKQVKSDRDIPARLLELLKLVELQEDTLDRFPHELSGGQRQRVNLARALAVGSQIILADEPTSMLDVSIRLGVLNLMQRMKQELGIGFLYITHDLATAHYIAEETAVMYKGQIVEWGDTHSILKNPQHPYTKLLISAVPDPDLPFGNLVKNEPNYSTDADEIRSRSSIIVDEYAQIGPNHFVKQWTEAA from the coding sequence ATGAACCAGCCTATCATCCAAATGAAAAACGTGGTCAAAGAGTTCAACGTCGGTGGTGGTTTAGCAAAAGAGGAGACTTTTCGCGCGCTACAAGGTATTAGTTTTGACCTATATGCTGGAAAAACCCTGGCTTTGGTCGGTGAATCAGGGTGTGGTAAAAGCACTTGTGCACGTTTGATCACGAAAGTTTATCCGCCTACAGAGGGCGAGATCCTTTTTAATGGAGCCGACATAAATGAGATCACTTCACGATCGGATCTCCAAGAGTACCGCAGTAAAGTACAAATGGTCTTTCAGGATCCATTTGGTTCACTCAACCCAACACATACCATTCGCCATCACCTCACACGCCCTATAAAGATTCATAAGCAAGTCAAAAGCGACCGAGACATACCTGCCCGCTTACTAGAGCTATTGAAGCTGGTGGAGTTGCAAGAAGATACATTAGATAGGTTCCCACACGAGCTAAGTGGTGGTCAGCGCCAGCGGGTTAATTTAGCGCGCGCATTAGCCGTCGGTTCACAAATTATTCTCGCTGACGAACCGACATCTATGCTCGATGTATCCATTCGCTTGGGCGTATTGAATTTAATGCAGCGAATGAAGCAAGAACTTGGCATTGGCTTTTTATATATTACTCATGATCTGGCGACTGCTCACTACATCGCGGAAGAGACAGCAGTGATGTACAAAGGGCAAATCGTTGAATGGGGTGATACTCACTCTATTCTCAAAAACCCTCAGCACCCTTACACTAAACTGCTGATCTCTGCCGTCCCAGACCCAGATCTTCCTTTTGGTAACTTAGTTAAAAATGAGCCAAACTATTCAACAGATGCTGACGAGATTCGTAGTCGGAGCAGCATAATTGTCGACGAATATGCTCAAATAGGGCCAAACCACTTTGTAAAACAATGGACCGAGGCAGCGTAA
- a CDS encoding ABC transporter ATP-binding protein: MSGINFNHAYHNDPVIQIRELCVDYITDNGDFKAVKSVSFDIGKGEVFGLAGESGCGKSTIAFAINRLHKPPAFISGGEIVFEGKDILRLSDSELTVLRWSEIAMVFQSAMNSLNPVLTIQEQFADVLRHHQGLSNAQAKDRAEKLMDLVNIPRERLTEYPHQFSGGMRQRLVIAIALSLNPKLIIMDEPTTALDVVVQREILQQIYQLRDEFGFSVLFITHDLALMSQLCDRIAIMRHGEIVEVNQAYEIRNHPQHPYTQKLWASFPNIHDVHKQPETQGA; the protein is encoded by the coding sequence ATGAGTGGTATTAACTTTAATCATGCATACCACAATGATCCGGTCATTCAGATCAGAGAGTTGTGTGTCGATTACATCACTGACAACGGTGATTTTAAAGCCGTGAAATCCGTCAGTTTTGATATCGGTAAAGGGGAAGTTTTTGGTCTTGCTGGTGAGTCAGGGTGTGGAAAAAGCACCATCGCATTCGCGATAAATCGCCTCCACAAGCCGCCTGCGTTCATTTCTGGCGGCGAAATAGTGTTTGAAGGTAAAGACATCCTCAGGCTTTCTGATTCTGAACTGACAGTTTTGCGGTGGAGTGAGATTGCAATGGTTTTTCAAAGCGCGATGAACTCACTCAATCCAGTTTTAACAATTCAAGAGCAATTTGCCGATGTATTGCGTCATCACCAAGGCTTGAGCAATGCGCAAGCGAAAGATCGAGCAGAGAAATTGATGGACTTGGTAAATATTCCCCGAGAACGTTTAACCGAATACCCACACCAGTTTTCTGGTGGGATGCGTCAGCGCTTGGTAATAGCCATCGCTCTGTCTCTCAATCCCAAACTTATTATTATGGATGAACCAACGACGGCCCTGGATGTTGTTGTGCAAAGAGAAATTCTTCAGCAAATATATCAACTTAGAGATGAGTTTGGCTTCTCGGTACTCTTTATCACCCATGACTTGGCATTAATGAGCCAATTGTGCGACAGAATAGCCATCATGCGCCACGGAGAAATTGTCGAAGTCAACCAAGCTTACGAAATTCGCAATCACCCTCAACATCCCTATACACAAAAGCTTTGGGCTTCTTTCCCAAACATTCACGACGTCCACAAGCAACCTGAGACACAAGGAGCCTAA
- a CDS encoding DUF3283 family protein → MSFNLSLLPPDEKNKIELDKQASFLVWKLREAKSGPEAIDEQLSKINDADEKAFFQQSVEKYKRVMGVA, encoded by the coding sequence ATGTCGTTTAATCTATCCCTATTGCCGCCTGATGAAAAAAACAAAATCGAACTGGATAAGCAAGCGTCGTTTTTGGTTTGGAAACTCAGAGAGGCCAAATCTGGCCCCGAAGCAATAGATGAGCAATTGTCTAAGATTAACGATGCTGATGAAAAAGCGTTTTTCCAGCAATCGGTGGAAAAGTACAAGCGAGTAATGGGTGTCGCGTAA
- a CDS encoding YebC/PmpR family DNA-binding transcriptional regulator, with the protein MGRSFEVRKASMAKTAGAKIKVYSKYGKEIYMCAKNGGADPDMNLSLKHLIAKAKKDQVPAHVIDKAIDKATGGGGEDYVPARYEGFGPGGTSVIVDCLTDNGNRTFQDVRQCFVKTGAKIGVEGSVSHMFDHQAVFQFKGDDDEIILETLMMEDVDVTDVELEDGVITVFAPHTEFFKTKTALNGAFPDLTIDVEEITFVPQTQTPIAGEDAEKFQKFLDLLDDCDDVQQVYHNAEL; encoded by the coding sequence ATGGGAAGAAGTTTTGAAGTGCGCAAAGCCTCTATGGCGAAAACTGCAGGCGCAAAAATTAAAGTTTATTCCAAATACGGTAAAGAAATTTACATGTGCGCGAAAAATGGCGGTGCAGACCCAGACATGAACTTGTCGCTTAAGCACCTGATCGCGAAAGCGAAAAAAGACCAAGTTCCTGCACACGTTATCGATAAAGCGATTGATAAAGCGACTGGCGGTGGCGGTGAAGATTACGTTCCTGCACGTTACGAAGGTTTTGGCCCTGGTGGCACAAGTGTCATTGTTGATTGTCTAACGGATAACGGTAACCGTACTTTCCAAGATGTTCGCCAGTGTTTTGTAAAAACAGGTGCGAAAATTGGTGTTGAAGGTTCTGTGTCTCACATGTTCGATCACCAAGCGGTATTCCAGTTCAAAGGCGATGATGATGAAATCATTCTGGAAACGCTAATGATGGAAGATGTTGATGTCACTGATGTTGAACTAGAAGACGGAGTGATCACAGTATTTGCACCTCATACTGAGTTCTTCAAAACGAAAACAGCTTTGAACGGTGCATTCCCAGATCTAACGATTGATGTGGAAGAAATCACTTTCGTTCCTCAAACTCAAACGCCAATCGCGGGTGAAGATGCTGAGAAATTCCAGAAGTTCCTAGACCTTCTTGACGACTGTGATGATGTTCAGCAGGTTTACCATAACGCTGAGCTGTAA
- a CDS encoding ABC transporter ATP-binding protein — protein sequence MITFNQLSRDYVLGSQTVHALRNVSGEVFAGEMVALCGPSGSGKSTLLNILGMLDTHYHGQVTFKGSPYPTGQIQAAKMRREKLGFVFQKFNLVPVMTALENVAYPLHLNGFSKAEQTRLASEMLELVGLGEFIHHMPDNLSGGQQQRVAIARALVHKPALVIADEPTASLDSQSANKVIDIMKGLGHEMGTTFIIATHDPRMASRCDRTIELVDGNITHTHLGAEEVLWAS from the coding sequence ATGATCACTTTCAATCAACTCAGTCGTGATTATGTCTTAGGAAGCCAGACGGTTCATGCACTGCGAAATGTGTCGGGAGAAGTGTTTGCCGGAGAGATGGTGGCGCTGTGTGGTCCTTCTGGTTCGGGAAAAAGCACTCTCCTCAATATTCTAGGCATGCTGGATACGCATTATCACGGGCAAGTGACCTTTAAAGGAAGCCCATACCCAACCGGGCAAATACAAGCCGCTAAAATGCGCCGAGAAAAGCTCGGTTTTGTATTCCAGAAATTCAATTTAGTGCCCGTGATGACGGCTTTAGAGAACGTTGCTTATCCGCTGCATCTCAACGGTTTTTCCAAAGCCGAGCAAACCAGGCTAGCTAGCGAAATGCTCGAACTCGTGGGGCTTGGGGAGTTCATTCACCATATGCCAGATAATTTGTCCGGAGGTCAGCAGCAACGCGTTGCTATTGCGCGTGCTTTGGTCCACAAACCAGCATTGGTGATTGCTGATGAACCCACCGCCAGTTTGGATAGCCAAAGTGCTAATAAGGTAATCGACATTATGAAAGGACTAGGGCACGAAATGGGCACCACTTTCATCATAGCGACTCACGACCCGCGAATGGCATCACGTTGCGATCGCACCATTGAGCTGGTGGACGGAAACATTACTCACACACATCTTGGTGCTGAGGAGGTTTTATGGGCAAGTTAA